From a region of the Zingiber officinale cultivar Zhangliang chromosome 4B, Zo_v1.1, whole genome shotgun sequence genome:
- the LOC121974371 gene encoding putative B3 domain-containing protein Os04g0347400 produces the protein MAASFERNGINPSAHPHFIKILSPKSLIMLAIPRNFVKHLANSELKTATLVSPCHTFWHVQVLHNQDDELDMQFGRGWELFVQAHRLKPGDAILFRYEGNTVFSVKLFHSDGCCVWCDCNDLDSAPRCIVQDLTVNHESFKQATNTANKERKKNSENTGVKAKVSQKRVRNKDKQLSRFEWILRSYNVDQARAQIYLPYLPQGLVSAAKSEIISLDCLGRLWPVRLWVGKQIAITTGWKQLVRETKLEEGDKCVFETISQGVLGLKIERKT, from the exons ATGGCTGCATCATTTGAGAGAAATGGCATAAATCCTTCAGCACACCCTCATTTCATTAAAATACTGTCTCCTAAGTCCTTGATTATGCTT GCTATTCCTCGTAATTTCGTCAAGCACCTGGCCAATAGTGAACTGAAAACAGCCACTTTGGTTTCACCATGTCACACATTTTGGCATGTCCAGGTCCTGCATAATCAGGATGATGAGCTCGACATGCAATTTGGTAGAGGTTGGGAGTTATTTGTGCAAGCTCACCGTCTCAAACCTGGCGATGCTATTCTGTTTCGTTACGAAGGCAACACGGTATTTTCTGTGAAACTATTTCACTCCGACGGATGTTGCGTCTGGTGTGATTGCAATGATCTAGATTCTGCTCCAAGGTGTATTGTGCAGGACCTGACAGTTAACCATGAAA GTTTTAAGCAAGCAACAAATACTGCAaacaaggagaggaagaagaattcGGAGAACACAGGTGTCAAGGCCAAGGTATCTCAGAAGAGAGTGAGGAACAAAGACAAACAACTTTCCAGATTTGAATGGATACTTCGATCTTATAACGTTGATCAAGCCAGGGCCCAAATT TATCTGCCGTATCTGCCCCAAGGATTGGTATCTGCAGCGAAGTCAGAGATCATCTCCTTAGATTGTCTTGGAAGGCTGTGGCCGGTTCGGCTCTGGGTTGGCAAGCAAATCGCCATAACCACCGGATGGAAGCAGTTGGTGAGAGAGACCAAGCTTGAAGAAGGTGATAAATGTGTTTTTGAAACCATATCACAAGGGGTGTTGGGTCTTAAGATCGAGAGGAAAACCTAG
- the LOC121977237 gene encoding uncharacterized protein LOC121977237 has product MPVLKQTDTEPAEYECFKWWRGVLIKSLRSVDLCGDIEETYQTLRNYGIKLNPIKCLFATKGGRFLSYIVTERGIEANPGKVKALQDMPPPRNLKEVQRLTGRITTLSRFISKSSYRSLSFFKILRRATKFQWDDGCDQAFEELKQYLSSLPILAKPIVGESLWIYLSSTEYAIGSALVRQEGGIQQPVYFLSHILKDVESRYTGLEKLAYALVLAARRLRPYFLAHSIIVMTNSALGRVLLNPDASDWLIKWTTKLSEFDIQYQPRSAIKAQALADFVTEVQNPEPEASWKVYVDKSSARQRSGIGILLISPREDLMQLSIRLDYRATNNEAEYEALIAGLQAARHVGATKVLLHSDSQLVAQQQNGTFEINSAQLRLYAKAFEKLKANFREVVIHKIPRLENQTTDELAKLASAMTPIVASCPIEQISLVAHVDRSGGIPLPDDWRAPIIEFLQAGGQPGNHEADRTLRKRAARFTLVGEQLYKKGFSRPLLKCVSAKDAEHILQEVHQGSCGGHPGGRSLARKVILAGYFWPTLQEDANRVVVICLSC; this is encoded by the exons ATGCCCGTTCTCAAGCAAACTGACACTGAACCAGCAGAATATGAATGCTTCAAG tggTGGAGAGgtgttttaattaagtctctCCGATCTGTCGACTTATGTGGAGACATAGAAGAAACTTACCAGACGCTGAGAAACTACGGGATCAAGCTCAACCCAATCAAGTGTCTGTTCGCCACTAAAGGCGGACGTTTTCTAAGCTatatcgtcaccgagcggggGATTGAGGCGAACCCTGGCAAAGTGAAGGCGCTCCAAGACATGCCACCACCCCGCAATCTAAAAGAAGTGCAGAGGCTGACCGGAAGAATCACGACTTTATCAAGGTTCATTTCCAAGTCATCCTACCGGAGCCTGTCATTCTTCAAAATTCTGCGGCGAGcaaccaagttccaatgggatgacgGGTGCGACCAGGCCTTCGAAGAGCTCAAGCAATATCTTAGCTCCCTGCCCATCTTGGCTAAACCGATCGTGGGGGAGTCGCTTTGGATTTATCTATCATCTACCGAATATGCGATTGGATCGGCATTAGTCAGGCAAGAGGGGGGAATACAACAACCAGTGTATTTTTTGAGCCACATATTGAAAGATgtcgagtctcgctacaccggtctcgaaaaGCTCGCTTATGCATTAGTTCTCGCCGCCCGAAGGCTCCGACCCTATTTCCTGGCTCACTCCATAATCGTAATGACCAACAGCGCCTTGGGTCGAGTATTGCTCAACCCCGATGCGTCCGATTGGCTAATCAAGTGGACCACTAAGCTCAGtgagtttgacatccaatatcaaccccggtcGGCCATAAAAGCACAAGCATTAGCGGACTTCGTTACAGAAGTACAAAATCCAGAACCGGAAGCCTCATGGAAGGTATACGTGGATAAGTCGTCCGCTCGTCAGAGAAGCGGAATTGGCATCTTACTCATATCTCCGAGAGAAGACTTGATGCAGTTATCCATTCGGTTGGACTACCGAGCCACCAACAacgaagctgagtatgaagcaCTCATAGCCGGCCTACAAGCAGCTCGACATGTCGGTGCCACCAAGGTACTCCTACATTCAGACTCACAGTTGGTCGCCCAGCAACAGAACGGAACGTTCGAGATCAATAGCGCGCAGCTCAGGCTATACGCGaaggccttcgagaagctcaaggcGAACTTCCGAGAAGTTGTCATACACAAAATTCCCCGATTGGAGAACCAAACAACAGATGAACTAGCAAAGCTGGCCAGTGCAATGACGCCAATCGTCGCCAGTTGCCCAATCGAGCAGATCTCCCTAGTGGCGCACGTTGACCGATCAGGAGGGATACCCTTGCCGGATGATTGGAGGGCACCCATCATTGAGTTCCTCCAAGCGGGAGGTCAACCGGGAAACCATGAAGCTGATCGGACTCTAAGGAAGCGAGCCGCTCGGTTCACATTGGTGGGCGAACAATTATATAAAAAGGGATTCTCACGCCCTCTGCTCAAGTGTGTGAGTGCTAAGGATGCTGAACACATCCttcaagaagtacaccaaggTTCCTGCGGGGGGCATCCGGGTGGACGATCGTTGGCAAGGAAAGTTATCCTGGCAGGTTACTTCTGGCCAACGCTCCAGGAAGATGCGAATCGGGTGGTGGTCATTTGCTTGTCCTGTTAA